A window from Citrus sinensis cultivar Valencia sweet orange chromosome 3, DVS_A1.0, whole genome shotgun sequence encodes these proteins:
- the LOC127901283 gene encoding uncharacterized protein LOC127901283: MGSDVLEESRLWRTGLIDRSPPPAPEGDSFMKSAGDVFDAFFQAVVGGASGSQDSAVPQKGSRPPRIPGPKGKSQGTSHSGLKGTPRSKKRKFGQVSTFPDELREGDLDPASNKEISHLARCFYYSAENVTSEVAEEADRMSLSQRYGQTLRATQEASFLLSHCLPDLDSLAAAQLEVDKLKSEL, from the exons ATGGGTAGTGATGTGCTGGAGGAGAGCCGATTATGGAGAACGGGGCTGATTGACCGAAGTCCTCCACCTGCTCCCGAGGGTGACTCAT TTATGAAATCAGCGGGTGACGTTTTCGACGCCTTTTTCCAAGCGGTAGTGGGCGGTGCTTCCGGATCTCAGGACTCGGCGGTACCCCAAAAAGGCTCTCGGCCACCTCGAATTCCCGGACCAAAGGGAAAATCTCAGGGTACCTCCCACAGCGGGTTGAAGGGTACCCCTCGCtcgaagaagagaaaattcgGGCAAGTTTCCACTTTCCCCGATGAGTTACGCGAGGGTGACCTAGACCCGGCTTCCAACAAGGAGATTTCGCACTTGGCTCGTTGTTTTTACTACTCTGCTGAAAATGTTACCTCTGAGGTTGCTGAAGAGGCTGACAGGATGAGTTTGAGCCAGCGCTATGGTCAAACACTTAGGGCTACCCAAGAG GCATCCTTTCTCCTTAGCCACTGCCTTCCGGATCTCGACTCCCTTGCTGCCGCACAGTTAGAGGTCGACAAGTTAAAGAGTGAGCTTTAA
- the LOC102623169 gene encoding putative disease resistance protein At3g14460: protein MPVGELLLSALFQVIFDRLAPHGELLNFVRQLGGGVDSELKKWKNTLMMIQAVLSDAEEKQLTDQAVKIWLDNLRDLAYDVEDNLDVFATSALEHKLIADHDHEASTSKVQRLLPVAFFRCFNRYTVKFNHSMRSSVKDITGRLEELCKQRIELGLQLTPGGASSNTAAQRRPPSSSVPTERTVFGRHQDKAKILEMVSANSPSGHANIAVIPIVGMGGIGKTTLAREVYNDKEVETFKFDIKAWVCVSEDFDVLSISRAILESITYSSCDLKALNEVQVQLKKAVDGKKIFLVLDDVWNEDYGLWEDLKAPLMGAAPNSKIVVTTRHSHVASTMEPIQQYNLRCLSDEDCWSLFMMHAFVSRDLTAQQISDLFRDKVVGKCRGLPLAAKALGGLLRSKRHDAWDEILNSKILDLPQRNGILPALSLSYHYLPSHLKRCFSYCAIFPKDYDFEEKELVFLWMAEGIIQESRNNKKQPEVLGREYFHDLLSRSILQPSSSNNSKFVMHDLVHDLAQLVSGQTSFRWEEANKSISSVQKSRHFSYDCSVNDGNSMLEVMHEVQHLRTFLPVSISSSGVYDKNDLVFSNLLSKCRKLRVLSLSRSYITELPKGSMSGWKHLRYLNLSHTWIRNLPKSTCSLINLQILLLRGCYYLLKLPSKMRKLINLRHLDITGAYLIKEMPFRMKELKNLQALSNFIVGTGTRSSGLKDLKSLTFLSGELCISRLENVTISREASEEILYEKQNLEALSLQWGSQFDSSRNEDKEELVLGMLKPCTNIKKLTINGYGGKRFPSWIGDPSYSKMEVLILENCENCTYLPSTVLWSSSLKMLEIHNCKNLQHLVDGEEDASATAASSSSSSSFKENNLQLESLCITGCDSLTFIARRKLPSSLKRLEIENCENLQHLVYGEEDATSSSVTLKRLGIRRCPELTSLSPGIRLPEALEQLYIWDCQKLESIPDGLHNVQWIDIQRCPSLVSLAERGLPITISSVRIWSCEKLEALPNDLHKLNSLEHLYLQRCPSIVRFPEEGFPNNLVELKIRGVDVKMYKAAIQWGLHRLTSLRRLWIEGCDDDEAECFPDEEMRMMLPTSLCFLNIIGFRNLKKLSSKGFQSLTSLEFLWIDDCPNLKSFPEVGLPSSILWLNIWSCPMLEKEYKRDTGKEWSKIATIPRVCIDGKFVGGKMNSENS from the coding sequence ATGCCTGTGGGTGAGCTCTTACTCTCAGCTTTGTTTCAGGTGATTTTTGACAGATTGGCTCCCCATGGTGAATTGCTCAACTTTGTTCGTCAGCTTGGAGGCGGGGTTGATTCGGAGCTCAAGAAGTGGAAAAACACTTTGATGATGATTCAGGCGGTTCTTAGCGATGCAGAGGAGAAGCAGCTAACGGACCAGGCTGTGAAGATTTGGCTGGACAATCTCAGGGACTTGGCTTATGATGTTGAGGACAATCTTGATGTGTTTGCCACCAGTGCTTTGGAGCACAAGTTGATAGCAGACCATGATCATGAGGCCAGCACTAGCAAAGTACAGAGGCTCCTCCCTGTAGCTTTTTTCCGTTGTTTCAATCGGTATACTGTTAAGTTCAATCACAGTATGCGCTCCAGCGTAAAAGACATTACTGGCCGCTTGGAAGAACTATGTAAACAAAGAATTGAACTTGGATTGCAATTGACTCCTGGAGGGGCATCATCAAATACAGCTGCACAGCGAAGGCCACCCAGTTCAAGTGTTCCAACAGAACGTACTGTCTTCGGGAGACACCAAGATAAGGCCAAAATACTTGAAATGGTATCGGCCAATTCCCCGAGTGGTCATGCCAATATTGCTGTAATACCCATCGTCGGCATGGGTGGGATTGGAAAAACAACCCTTGCTCGGGAGGTCTACAATGATAAGGAGGTGGAAACTTTCAAGTTCGACATTAAAGCATGGGTTTGCGTTTCTGAGGACTTTGATGTCTTGAGCATTTCAAGGGCAATTCTCGAGTCAATCACCTACTCGAGTTGTGATCTCAAGGCTTTAAATGAAGTGCAGGTTCAGTTGAAAAAAGCAGTCGATggtaaaaaaatctttttggtCTTAGATGATGTTTGGAACGAGGACTACGGCTTGTGGGAAGACCTGAAAGCTCCACTCATGGGTGCTGCACCAAACAGTAAGATAGTTGTCACCACTCGCCATTCACATGTTGCATCAACAATGGAACCAATTCAACAATATAATCTACGGTGCCTGTCAGATGAAGATTGCTGGTCCCTGTTCATGATGCACGCGTTTGTGAGTAGAGATCTTACTGCACAACAAATTTCAGATTTATTCCGTGACAAAGTTGTTGGAAAGTGCAGAGGCTTGCCCCTGGCAGCAAAGGCTCTTGGTGGACTTTTACGTTCTAAGAGACATGATGCTTGGGACGAAATATTGAACAGCAAAATCTTGGATCTACCTCAGCGAAATGGCATTCTCCCGGCGTTAAGTTTGAGTTATCACTATCTTCCCTCTCACTTGAAGAGATGTTTTTCTTATTGTGCTATTTTCCCCAAAGATTATGATTTTGAGGAGAAGGAACTTGTTTTCTTATGGATGGCTGAAGGCATCATTCAAGAATCAAGGAACAACAAGAAGCAACCAGAAGTTCTGGGTCGTGAATATTTTCATGATCTATTGTCGAGGTCAATACTCCAACCGTCAAGTAGTAACAACTCTAAATTTGTCATGCACGACCTTGTTCATGATTTGGCCCAACTGGTCTCTGGACAAACGAGTTTTAGATGGGAAGAAGCCAACAAGTCAATCTCCTCTGTACAGAAGTCTCGTCATTTTTCTTATGACTGTAGTGTGAATGATGGCAACAGCATGCTTGAAGTAATGCACGAAGTTCAGCATCTGAGGACATTTCTGCCAGTGTCAATTTCAAGTTCTGGTGTGTATGACAAGAATGATTTggtattttctaatttattatcaaaatgtAGGAAATTGAGGGTGTTATCTTTAAGCAGATCTTATATCACCGAGTTGCCTAAAGGATCGATGAGTGGTTGGAAACATTTGAGGTATCTCAACCTCTCTCACACATGGATTAGAAATTTGCCCAAGTCAACGTGCTCTCTGATTAACTTGCAAATTTTGTTGTTAAGAGGTTGTTATTATTTACTGAAGTTACCATCCAAAATGAGAAAGTTGATCAATTTGCGCCATCTTGATATAACGGGtgcatatttaataaaagagatGCCATTTAGAATGAAGGAGTTGAAGAATCTTCAGGCACTATCTAATTTCATTGTGGGCACGGGTACGCGATCATCCGGCTTGAAAGATCTGAAGAGTTTAACATTTCTCAGTGGAGAACTTTGTATTTCGAGATTAGAGAATGTGACTATCTCACGGGAGGCAAGCGAAGAAATATTATACGAGAAGCAGAATCTAGAAGCATTGTCATTGCAATGGGGGTCTCAGTTTGACAGCTCACGAAATGAGGATAAAGAAGAGCTTGTACTTGGCATGCTAAAACCCTGTACAAATATCAAGAAACTCACAATCAACGGCTATGGTGGCAAAAGATTTCCTTCTTGGATAGGAGATCCATCTTACTCCAAGATGGAGGTCCTTATCTTAGAAAATTGTGAGAACTGCACATATTTGCCATCGACCGTGTTGTGGAGTTCATCTCTTAAAATGCTTGAAATCCATAATTGTAAGAACTTGCAGCATTTGGTAGATGGTGAAGAGGATGCTTCTGCTACTGCTGCTTCTTCATCGTCTTCCTCATcatttaaagaaaacaatttgcAGCTAGAAAGCCTATGTATCACCGGCTGTGATTCTCTAACATTCATTGCAAGACGGAAGCTGCCTTCATCTCTCAAGAGGCTTGAGATAGAGAATTGTGAGAACTTACAGCATTTGGTCTATGGTGAAGAAGATGCTACTTCTTCATCAGTAACGCTGAAACGCCTGGGGATAAGGCGTTGCCCTGAGCTCACCAGTTTATCCCCAGGAATCCGGCTACCTGAGGCGCTTGAACAACTCTACATATGGGATTGTCAAAAGCTGGAGTCAATACCTGACGGCCTGCACAATGTACAGTGGATTGATATACAGCGCTGTCCAAGTCTTGTTTCCTTGGCAGAAAGAGGGCTTCCCATCACCATTTCAAGTGTTAGGATATGGAGTTGTGAGAAGCTTGAAGCTCTGCCCAATGACCTGCACAAACTCAACTCTCTTGAACATTTATATTTACAGAGATGTCCAAGTATTGTAAGGTTTCCGGAAGAAGGTTTTCCCAACAATCTAGTAGAACTAAAAATTAGAGGTGTTGATGTGAAAATGTACAAGGCAGCCATCCAGTGGGGGTTGCACAGGCTTACCTCTCTTAGACGCCTCTGGATCGAAGgatgtgatgatgatgaagcaGAGTGTTTTCCGGACGAGGAGATGCGAATGATGTTGCCCACCTCTCTATGTTTCCTGAACATCATAGGATTCCGAAACTTGAAAAAGCTATCTTCAAAGGGTTTCCAAAGCCTCACCTCCCTTGAATTTCTGTGGATCGATGATTGCCCGAATCTGAAATCATTTCCAGAGGTGGGCCTTCCATCCTCAATTTTGTGGTTAAACATATGGAGCTGTCCAATGCTAGAGAAAGAGTACAAAAGGGATACGGGAAAAGAGTGGTCCAAGATTGCCACTATCCCTCGGGTTTGCATAGATGGCAAATTCGTAGGAGGAAAAATGAACTCAGAGAATTCATAG